A segment of the Ammospiza nelsoni isolate bAmmNel1 chromosome 9, bAmmNel1.pri, whole genome shotgun sequence genome:
TAATGGCTACTGGGGCCAAGACTGGAAGACTTCATCTGAAGTGTCTGCTTGATATTACAGGGGATGGAAAGCAGAAGGTGAAGCCTGCTGCTCTTACAGAAACTAAAAAATTCCCTTGACAAATCAGGTGGCTTTTCACTAGAACACCACTCTATAAGTCTTAAGAGAAACTCCTacattttatacatatatatatatatatatatatatatatatatatatatacacaactTCAGAACCTTAAATGCTTAAATACCGTGCAATGGATATTTGCTGAACTGAGAGTCTTCTGCTATGAATATCTGACCTGCAAAATTCTGAGGGCCAGCTGACTTAATTACAAAACTCTCCTTCCTGTAGCAGTCAAGAATCATGAATTGACAATACTATACTTTAAATTTAGGTGCTGATTTTCCAGTAGCTGGTAGCCTGCTTTCATATCTTAAATAAGACACAATTCTTAAATAGAGAATGTGAGCTTCAACCCTGAATTAGGCAAAAGTGGGTGtagttttaataatttattcaaTCCTTTAGCACTAAAATCTTTGTTAAGTCCtatctttaagaaaataaattggaTAATGGGTGGTTTGACTCAAGACATTTCTAACTTAGTTCTTCTGAGAGCTGCATAATTTTCTTATCCCATAACTTATTTCCCATGAGTGTTTCACTTCCAGTTATAAATACAGCCTTGATAGCTTTTTAGCTGAGATTAATTTCTAGCATGTTATTCTTCTGCTCAATATAATAACATCTGGTTTGCAAAGAGGCAAACAGCAGAGCTAGAAAAAATTCCTATGAAGAGGATTCTAATTCCTCTTTCAGAGAATTGTTAATCTCAGGGCAGGCGTGATCTTGGAATTAAGGAAAGGCAGAACATGCAGGAGTGTAAATTGGACCAGGATCATCATTTAACTGGCCCAAGAGAAAGCTTGCAGGCAAGCTTTCAAACTACAGAATACACTTAATGTTTTTGTGCCTTTCCTAATAAGAGAGGGAACAAAACCCGCGAGATATGGAAAAAAGTTAGATTATCTGAGATTTTGTTTATGCTTCATAATTATACAGTAATGATACATTGGTAATTTATAGATAGATGTATTTATAATGACAAAAACATGCTCCAGTAAATAGCCAAATAAAGTGTTGCTGTATTTCTACAGAAACtatattttaataatgtctAAAAAATAGAATGTGTGAGCCTGAAAAAAAGGACAGGAGGTTATAGATTTTAGGTTTATTTCTTGGTAGGTATGTAGTTAATCAAAGAACATCAGCATGCCACTGGCATGTTACACAATTAACTAATTTgcactttaaaaataacagcttAGTTTCAGCTGTTACTAGCTTAAACTGTATGTTTAAGTAGTTGACTGATCTTACAGTGAGATTTAAAAAGAAGTGAGCTGCATTACCTCAGTAGCCTAGTATACAAATTCCACAACATTTATATAGTTAATGTCTTTTTACAAAATTACTTCAAGAACATACAAATTAATGCTCTGAAACTCTCTTTCCCATACACTAGAGAGCTGTACATTTCACAGATGTTACTCATGTCATCTTCTtaaattcctgattttctggACTGGAGAATTAAAGCTGAATGAATCTTCTTCTGGGTCAGTTCTGCTCCCAGTGCTTGTAAATCAGATGTTGCTTGCTTTCTCATCTGCAAAAGAACCCATCATTTAAGGAATGCCAATTTAAGAAGGCTTTTTTTGGAGGTGACATGCATATAGGTTTATATAACTAAGACTGAATTTTATACAGGATGGCTGAATACAGAATGCATCTTTCATCTGTGAAATTTTATGTGTCCTAGCACCACTTTGTTCTGTAATTTGCCTTGATGTTTTGGAAACAACTGCAAAAATAATTGTTCTTTCCACTCCTTGCTAGACAATGGAGGAGTCATAATAATTCCAACCACCCTGGAGTAGCCAGTAAACAGGAGCATGGGCAATCTCTGTGATGTAGAACACTCCTACTTCAAGCTTTCAGAGCTGGAAAGATGTACAGGGTGAAGGCCTATACCACCTCTTCCCTCCAAAAAGTGTCATAGGCAACACTGATATGGAATAAAGCAGATGAAGAGGTCTGCAATCTTCTTAGacagctttttctctttcttaatttttttgggggacttttttcatttttttttccctttataccatttttctttttttagccaTGGTCTATTTATTATTGCTCAGTGCCTCACCACACCAGGTGTATTTCTTCAATTACCTTTTGAATGAAATGGGAATTTCATGAACAAGATTGTGAACCTTAGCTTACATAGTACACTGAGTATCTAAGTTGCTTGGATGCCATACATTCCAAATCATCTGATAACCTGTGTCCTGGAGTAATTTAGCTCAAATGCTAAAGTCACAACACCTAACACCTTAATACTAACAGCATAAAACAAGAACTGTTTAGCAAATGTTTACATCATCTAATAATTGAGaagttctaatttttttctatacattttcacattttgacTGTTCTAATAAAAGGCACAGTACCTTAATTTCTATGAGGAGTCTCATTTTTGTATCCTCTAGCTTCCTCCTCAGTTGATGGAGTTCGTGCTGCACTGTGGCAATCCGGATGATTGTGTAATTCTGTgtgaaacaacaacaaacctcGAGGTGCAGCATTAGTGCATCTGTCCCTCACTGGGTGTTCCTTCACCACTCAGAAACAATCCTCTAACAACCTCTTTCCAAATTCCCTGTCTGCCCAGCTGGCTggtgcctgcctggctgcacGTCGCCCTTGAGGGCTGGGGAGAACCCTTTGCTCAGCCTCACCGCTCTGCAAATCCCAGCTCCCTTCTCAGGGGGCTGCCCACTACAGAAAAGGACCAATAATGTATCTGAGCATAGCCACAACGCAATGTCAACCCTACTCCTATTTTTATTTCGTAGATATTTCAAGATAGCTCCAACAATACATGTTTGTATATAATATACACTCTTAGATTGTACATGCACACCTTTCAGATGCAAGAAAGGGACATCTATTTTTCCTAGGCTAGCTCCAGTTTTGTTCTCAACAGCCTTGCTTCCATTAATGCATATAGAAAATTAGCAGACACAAGTGTTGGAAAGGgtgtttcctccttttcttttatcttttttctttttaatcccTCTGAACTTCCTGTGAAACTCACAGTTGCACAATAGTTGAAGTGCAACCACTTCAAAAGCTACagatgtgttttctgtgctccaaaCATTCACTGCCTCCTTGTATGAAATCTTGCATGATAGAAACAAAGTAGAACTGAACAATCCATTAACTACACTTAACAGAAGGggattttgttaaaaaaaggtaccaacagaaagcagaaagaaacaaatgctCAAACTCAAGCACTTCTGCAGTCTTTTGGAGACAAATGGCCTGAAGGAACTCTGTCCCTCAGATCATTGAGCTAAAGGTAGTTTACAAGTTATTGGTTGGTGATAAAtctgttattttaatttatgttttatACAAAAAACCCTCAGACTGTGAAAAAAGAGATAATAAATAATACAAGCAAATACCTTGGaggttgttgttttgtttggtcgTTTTTGGCTATTTCTGGCTTCCAGTTGCAAGAGCAATTTCTGGTGGCAAAGCTCTAAATCTTGTTGCAGTTTGTTTAAAGTGTCCTCCAGTGAAACTGTAGCTTTCTTGGTTTCAAAGTACTTCTTCTTCCATTCCTCACGCACTGCACAGGAGAACAGTAACAGGGTTTGGTCTTGTTCACCTTATCATAAGGTCTGCTGAAGGCAGTCATGACAGCTCATCCCACAAGCTTCAGCTGGCCAATGCACCCACTGAAACATGGCAGGaggtttctttaaaataaacatgtagtgaaaaaaatcttcattcaAGTTACATTCTCTCTAAATGCAATTGAATTTTCACATAAACCTGCAACAAAGGGCTCTGTCTGTCCACTGAGATAAAACACAGGGTCCAAACCCAAAGTTTATTCAGCCTGGCTGTTCTGCAGCACCTAGGTGCTCCTGTGAAGAGTGGTATGCCCAGCACAGTCTGAATTCCACTGCTCTACTGTACCAGAAAATGTAGCATTGTAGATTTAATCAAAATTTATGCTCCTCATGGACAGAGATTTGGAACAGCTTCAGTTTGACATCCCAAATTATAGGGAACAGTCAGTTACCTTTACACTTCACTATGATTCTCCCTGTGTTGTCAGTGTGCTATCAAGAGGTGGCACATCAATGCCCCTGACTGTGGCAGTCTTATGGCCGCTGCAAATCTGCAGTGTCTTAAATGAATCCCTTCTTTCAAGGCATAGTTTATGGGAGCAGGACAAGTGAAACTTACCCAAAACAGCTCAGCTGTTGGAGGATGACTCTGTGCCAGGTAACTGAGAGTGCCTGTCAGCATGGCACTCTTAGGAGGCTATTAAATACAGGCTTGGATGGCTGTTACTGCAGAAAATGCTCTTTCCTTAATATCTTGTAAAGAAACATGCTTGCTATGTGCCCTTACTTACAAAACTCTTCAGgtctgattaaaaaataaattcagaggTACAGATGCTTGTTGCACAACCTGCAGAAGCTGTTTGAATCCTTGTGAAATAACCTTTATTTTACCTAACTGGATAACATAATTTAAGGCAATGCAGGTGCCATTTAGGGCTTATCTCTACCTTGAATTGCAGCTCCATGCTATTACAGAGTTACTGCTTCACACACCCAagtgtggggtttttaaatacaaattccccaggctgtgcagccaTGTCCTTAGAGAATAACTGAAAGAATGATCTCTCCTTTCAATGAGCTACAAGTAATATTTGAGACTAGTAATGACTTAGTGACATTTAAGCACAAAGAGAAAGCTCTCAAAACATCAAAATTATTAAATCTCATTTCTGTATAACTGGGATGTGACTTAGGGAAGATAGTTTTAAGTATaaacttgaaaataattttatgaagaATATTTATGCAAAATTTCAATGAGATTTGACCTTGTTAAAAACCAAAGTTTGTCCAGCTTGTCACAACAGGCTTGGAACTTCCATGTCATAAGCTGAATACCATTGGATAGGaagaacaaaaattattatGCTGCAATTTACCTGAAGCCCTATCAACACAGTACAAGCCTCTTGTAAGCTAAAGGCAGGATTAGAAAatgccaggctgccctgggcctCAGAGAAAAGCCTGCAGTAGTTCTCTGAGCACTGCACATACATGAGACATAACTTGAATAGTTTAGGAAAGCCAGAACAACCTTAACTTTATAAGACAtgccacaaagaaaaaaaaagtgtaaggAAACATTGCAACCTTGAATATTTCTAGCATGCTATTACACAAAATGAGTCTTCTTGGAGCTATTGGTTAGCAGACTGATCTCTCTGTAATTAAGCTCACTGACAAGGAgacaaatattttcacattgGTTTCACTGTAATTTCTCAATCAATCcaaattccaaaataaattaaaagtgtACCATGGTATCCCCTCAGCTTATTTTGCTCCAGTAGCCCTTTAgctttttttctcagttcttcTCTAGTTTTTTCCATGCGCCTTCTGTCTTCCTTCATTTGTTGCAGTTGTTCTGCCATCCTGTTTTCTAAAGATATTACAATTATATTTAGCAAGCATTTGAATACTCTAAGGACAAAGGATCAGTCAAGACTTTTGTAATGCACTCATCACAAATAATGCCAAAAGCTCTGCCAGAACAAGCAATAGaaacaatttcattttaatcAGGTTTAATTTTAAGCTAACTTTTCAGAATGGCTGGTGCTttagaaaaagggggaaatccAGCATGCATCCaggcatgcacacacacatgcaaacaaacatTTCTGTATGTTTAGACAATGTATCACTAAAACTATGTAAGCAAGAAATATATTCACTCCATACATTGCAAACTCTTCTCAATGAAGCCTAAAAAGCCTCCAAAAGACTATTTCCTGCTTAAAATACATTGCAATAGAAACTGTACAGAAATCTTGCCTGAAACTCCAGCTTGCAGGACAATATCTGAGACTTTCACTAGTCTGCAACAATAGGTCTAACACTTAACTTCTCACTATCCTCCCCCTCAGCAACACCACTTGTGGTTTTCTTTGCTACATTCTCACTTGAGACTGCAGCATTTAATCTGAtctccctccttttctccttccatcCACTTGACAAGTTGGGTTTTCTAGTGCTGGGAACCTGCAAAGCTCTAGGACAGCCCATGCAATCATAAATACCTGGAATTTTccattaataaattaaaatttgtaaCAATACTGTGAATTAATGCATGTATAGTATAGGTATTTATGTCTTCATTGAGTCTTCAGTCTTGATTAAAAGTTCACTTCCTTGTAATTTCTTGGAATCATGTACTCACTTGCTGCTTGAATTACAGGAACTTGAGCTGGATTTACAGTAAATGCCAAAAAAGGTGAACTAGGAGCAGAAATACACTCTTTTGGACAAGTAAGAtgattttgcttgttttcatcTGCCTATAGAGTCAAAAGACACAACTATAAGTACATCACCATAATCCTGAATAGTTACATTAGACACATGCCCTGAAAGTGGCCTGAGTGAAGGAGAGGGCTGAATTTGACTTCAGGCAGGATTTTTTAGTCTGTTACCAATATCCATGACCACTAAATTACAAACAGCTGGATCTCTGCAAACAAAATGAGAGTACTGAACACTTCAtcacacagaacacacagacAAAACTACAGATTATTGCTACTGGTTCTTGTCCATGCCCATAACCCCCAAGTTACTGATAGTCCCATGCAAGACCAGGAGCTAAGGGCCTTAAAATGGCCACCTGGTTTGTTAATTATGAAATCAAAACCTGCCAATTTCTAAACTAAAATCTGTAATTGTAGATTTTAATTGTTTAGAAAGATAGTTGATATTCATTACAAAATCTAAGCTAAGTAGCACAGCATGAATAAACTTTTCTCAATTATTCTCAAATCTTTCATATTTATAATGAGTCACCAGTCTTACAAAATGAGACTGTTTCTAGGTGGAGGACTTTATTTATTGCTCAAGATTACTAGGAATGTTACCTTGAAAAACATACCTGATTATCCAGTTTTTCACCAAGAACAACTCCAGTCTTCTTAGTTCTGTTTTGCTGCAAGCTAAGATAAAATCAAAAAAACAAGTGAAAGTTCACCAAAAtgtttttccctgcttttctttcatttatttgaaGTCTATAAAGTAAGTTTGTATTGGTGAATTAATATTATCCATTATTTTAGGAGATGTATTATTTGCTAACCTTTGTTTTTTGTGGACATAATCTGTAGTTTGGTCTTCCCTTATTTTAAGATTTTCAGCACCCTGTATTCTGTCTCTTCTTAATTTGGTATCTTTTTGGTGCTCATTATTTTCCATGTTTGCTAGTTCTGTGACAGGATAGTGATGACAAAAACACATAGATTACACTTGCAAAAATCAGGCTGGTTTGACTGTCAATGACTGGGCTTTCCAACCTGTATTGGAAATTCAGTGAATCAACACAGCAAGTGGTGTTATCTCTAGGATTTGGAAATGCTCCATAAataacagaagaaagaaatcaagggggaaaaaaggtatttttgttATTAGAATTTATATCTGACTGATTCCAGTGATTAGGCAAATGTATCAACTACAGTAAAGTGTTTCTCTATATCAGCACACAGTGCTAATGAAGGACCACATCTCTCTGAAACACAtcatcattattttaaaaaaatggaatattgCTCTCATAGTGCTATTCCAACTTACACTTTAATTACAGATTTCTTAAAACTTAGCTTTACTTTGCTTTAGCATAAAGGCAATAACAAACATGTGTACCCTTTTGATATTTAATGCAATTTTGGGGTCTTTGGTTACCCTGGCCTTGTTCATCACTGTGGTTTACATGAGTAAGAGCAGTTCCTTTGGCTTTGTCATTCCACCTAGGAGCATTGCAGTCTTCTTCCTCTTGGCTGAGATGATTCTGCTCAGAGGTCTGTAATACCAGGTCCCACTTTCCAGACTCCTGGTCTGCAGGATTGGAATGACTTGGTGTGAAGAGAGATCCATCAGATCCACTTGGATCTGTATAGTAATTGATAATACGTCAGAGATATTATTTACTGTGTGGTTAACATTTACTGTAAATGTTAACcataatatttgtttttcttctcattcaTCACCCTCCTTCACCACACTGGTTAAGCTTACCTTTTTCTTCAAACTGTTTTTCTGGAATCCTGTTGTTATTGTCTTGCTTATTGTTTGTGTGTGAAACTGGAACAGGCTCTTTCTCACCCCATTTCACAGGACTGGGCACTTCCACATTTTCTACCTGATGCCTGCTTTGTATTCTTTCTAAAAATGGTTTGCCTTTTTTAGGTTTCTGTTGGGAAAGGCTGGATAATCTTGATCCATGACCAAACCTATTAACTTTTTCACTAATGTGATGTTTCTGTTGAGGTGATGATAGCAATGGATAAACATCTTCAAAATAATCCACTCCAGGTAGTAAATATAATTCAGGATAAAGTGCCTGAAATTGCAGATTATATCCATCAGACACAAAGAAAATGTGCAATGTAAAGTTTTAGAAAATGGTACCTTACAAGCCACTCAGTACTTACATAAGGAGGAGCAAATGACTTCAGTTCCAGTTCTGTTTCCTGCTTTGCTTTCACCTCAGAAGATAAAGTATGGAAACAtaacaaataaaatacttttttcatcAATAGTGTTGCATGTGACATATGCACTCTATTGTCATTTTTTACATACTGCATTCTTTTATAACCATCACCATAATCTGTAGTGGCTTTATGGAGTAAAAGTATTTCAGAGtacatttgtattttctgaCAGAGTTCTGCAACTTTGtctatttttcaaaatcttaaTCAGACCCACAAGATTACATGCACGTACTGAATGGTTTTTTATCCTTTGCATCTGATCCAACAatcccaggaaaagaaaatttgcaACTTTCTTTATCAAAAGTTGCTTCAAGCTGAATCTGGACAGAAATGCTGAGTCTCACGTAATTTTCTCTATTTCCCTAATACAGGAATGCAAAATATGGAATGTatatgggaaaaaaagtcaaatattATCCTATGTCTTCTTGTATTTATCATTTTCCTTCATATTCTTTTTGTGACATACACTTTCACATTTAAACAGTTGTCCTGAAAACAAAGTCTAAAATAGTcaatatatatttgaaatatgTGCTCCAAcgtaaggaaaagaaatctgagCTTACATTCAAATAATTATATTGAATTAAACACAAAGGTTCTATATAAAAAAGGAAGAGCAAATGAACATGATTTTAGTTTATGTTTATCTTTTCATTTAAGAGACCCCTGCTTGCAAGTAGGGCACAGCTCTTAGTTCTGCTTACATTGTTAGAGTTGTGAAACAGAAGACTAAGGGGAGAGAACACTCAACAAATATTTGATCATGGAGATGTAATTCAATGAGGTTACCATGACCCTAAACAACAAATAAAGCAGTTGGTTTATTGCTTTACACTTTGCTATAAAGTTAAACATCAAGCAACAGTAAATATCTCAAAGAGAAACTGTATCTTTCATTTGTCTCTATAAATCCTCATGTAGGTTGCCAGTACCTTTAATTCTCTattaacataaaatattttattcatttgcTGACATTATAAAGGCAGGAAAATTTCTCCATTTATCTGTGAACTATGTGGGGATGAAAATGAATCATCTTACTTATTGTCATCCAGTTAAGAAGACCTCAATTCACTGAAACATATGAATACTTTCCAATTTAGATTGTATCACACTCTTTTAAGTTTCTTTTCATGTATTTCCACCTAGTTTTGCAAATCACTTAGTATTTATTCTAGTCTCTGTGAGAGTGATTTTAGTGATAATTCAACtagaaatgaaataaagaatGGCACCGAATTTCCTGCTTGTAGTTAGTTTCCAAATTCATGAGAAAGAGGTGAAATGAGACATGGAAAAGGTATTCTATACTTACATAAATGACTTATATCTTTGTGTGTTACATGAACAAACTTTCAGTTGGACTAATTTTGAAGTTTATTTAATCTTTAGCTATATTTTGTAAGATATATATTTAGAACTGATGGAGGAACAGTTATGATTCACACATGTAGGGGTTTCATTACTGATATCTCAGGCTGTATTATTGGACTAAACAGTGGAACTTCCAGAGAAGCTTTCATTCAGAGAATATCTTAAATGCTTTTGACAGGTCACAGCAGGAGCCATTACAGGAACTCTGACTGACCTTCCATTGCACTTTGTCAACTGAATAATCCCCAACCTTGTACAGGTAGTAATGGCCTtatgggtttggattttttttaatgcaaccAGATTTGTCATATTTAACCCATGGACTCACCAAAACCATTATATTTTCACTGGATGGTGACTAATTACACCTGTTGCTTTAAAGGGTACTTGTAATACAACTGTCCAGCTTTGGCCTTGCACTCGGGGAA
Coding sequences within it:
- the SPATA1 gene encoding spermatogenesis-associated protein 1, whose protein sequence is MSLNQMRPRTSQLLELHVFCVPAEVWNFKLNTVPVALTSKFVSAGFIRVSPHITLRVLRERLGEYLGGVTVADKFRFLKCIGKKLAVVKAKQETELELKSFAPPYALYPELYLLPGVDYFEDVYPLLSSPQQKHHISEKVNRFGHGSRLSSLSQQKPKKGKPFLERIQSRHQVENVEVPSPVKWGEKEPVPVSHTNNKQDNNNRIPEKQFEEKDPSGSDGSLFTPSHSNPADQESGKWDLVLQTSEQNHLSQEEEDCNAPRWNDKAKGTALTHVNHSDEQGQELANMENNEHQKDTKLRRDRIQGAENLKIREDQTTDYVHKKQSLQQNRTKKTGVVLGEKLDNQADENKQNHLTCPKECISAPSSPFLAFTVNPAQVPVIQAAKNRMAEQLQQMKEDRRRMEKTREELRKKAKGLLEQNKLRGYHVREEWKKKYFETKKATVSLEDTLNKLQQDLELCHQKLLLQLEARNSQKRPNKTTTSKNYTIIRIATVQHELHQLRRKLEDTKMRLLIEIKMRKQATSDLQALGAELTQKKIHSALILQSRKSGI